The following proteins are co-located in the Castanea sativa cultivar Marrone di Chiusa Pesio chromosome 8, ASM4071231v1 genome:
- the LOC142605846 gene encoding uncharacterized protein LOC142605846 — translation MEKGCKEELPIALYAHRTTKSQVTGTSPFSLVYGTEVVILIDLVRLAVKLANIAGIPREDTLEVMEEMHDNAASHNCLYWDNMKARHEGLVRERKFQVGELVWKTALHVRGVVGVVKHKFSPKWKGS, via the coding sequence ATGGAAAAGGGGTGTAAAGAGGAGCTGCCTATAGCTCTATATGCTCATAGAACAACTAAATCACAAGTTACAGGAACTTCACCCTTTTCTCTAGTCTATGGCACAGAGGTTGTCATCCTAATAGATTTAGTAAGGCTAGCAGTGAAACTGGCAAATATTGCAGGGATACCCAGAGAAGACACCTTGGAAGTTATGGAAGAAATGCATGATAATGCTGCCTCTCATAATTGCCTTTATTGGGATAATATGAAGGCTAGGCATGAAGGCCTAGTTAGAGAAAGAAAGTTTCAAGTGGGAGAACTTGTTTGGAAAACTGCCCTGCATGTGCGAGGAGTGGTTGGAGTTGTTAAACATAAGTTTTCTCCAAAATGGAAAGGATCATAG